In Oreochromis niloticus isolate F11D_XX linkage group LG18, O_niloticus_UMD_NMBU, whole genome shotgun sequence, one genomic interval encodes:
- the LOC112842968 gene encoding uncharacterized protein LOC112842968: protein MIFFVILALLSCTETRGPEHVFVEHGKDLLLDIKGSVALTEGADFFWRFNVIHIVAKSNYLHSVVFGTYKGRAKIFAQNNSLLLKNVQHSDSGDYIAIVSGEQNQRVAEYKVIVQDPVSPVNLTVDSVDSSSDSCNLTVTCSTVDSHISSRFRCDTQNCSQAENGSLKAKPRSSTLIIYLQQDFIICNHSNQVSWKHKTEKITSYCKTLSVSRITLKLMKIRFFHFLANSTTTSGV, encoded by the exons gGCCTGAACATGTGTTCGTGGAGCATGGAAAAGACTTACTTCTGGATATTAAGGGCTCTGTTGCACTCACCGAAGGGGCAGATTTTTTCTGGAGATTTAATGTCATTCACATAGTAGCTAAAAGTAATTATCTTCATTCAGTAGTGTTTGGCACATATAAAGGCAGGGCTAAGATTTTTGCACAAAATAATTCTTTGCTGTTGAAGAATGTGCAACACAGTGACAGTGGAGATTATATTGCAATAGTAAGTGGGGAACAAAACCAAAGGGTAGCTGAATACAAGGTCATAGTCCAAG ATCCAGTTTCTCCAGTTAACCTGACAGTGGACTCTGTGGACAGCAGTTCAGATTCCTGTAACCTCACTGTGACCTGCAGCACAGTGGATTCTCACATCAGCAGCAGGTTTAGATGTGACACCCAAAACTGCTCTCAAGCAGAAAATGGTAGTTTGAAAGCCAAGCCCCGTTCTTCCACTCTCATTATTTATTTGCAGCAAGACTTCATCATCTGTAATCACAGCAACCAAGTGAGCTGGAAACACAAGACAGAAAAGATAACATCTTACTGCAAGACACTTTCAG TTTCCAGAATCACTTTGAAGCTGATGAAAATCCGTTTTTTCCATTTCCTCGCCAACTCAACTACAACATCAGGTGTTTAA